The DNA segment TTGGAATTGTTGGCGCGTCAGGCTATGGCGGGGTACAACTAGTTAGGTTACTGATGGAACATCCAGAAGTTGAACTAGTGTATTTAGGCGGTGAGAGTAGTGCAGGTAAATCCTTTGGAGACCTGTACCCCCATCTAGCTCATCTAGTTAACTTGCCAATAGAAGCAGTAGATGCAGAAGTAATTGCTCACCGTTGTGAAGTAGTATTTCTCTCGCTACCAAATGGTCTGGCTTGCCAAATTGCCCCGATTTTGTGTGAAAAAGGATGTAAAGTCCTCGATTTGAGTGCCGACTATCGATTCAGCGATTTGACAACTTACACTAATTGGTATGGTACTCCCAGAAGCGATCGCACCACCGCCGCCACAGCAGTATATGGTTTACCAGAACTTTACCGCGATCGCATTGCCGAAGCCCAGTTAGTTGGCTGTGCTGGTTGCTACCCCACCGCCAGCCTCTTAGCCCTTTCACCACTGCTCAAACAAGGCTTAATCGTTCCAGAAACCGCCATTATCGATGCCAAATCCGGCACATCAGGCGGCGGAAGACAAGGCAAAGTCAACTTATTACTAGCTGAGGCTGATAACTCATTAGGAGCATACGGAGTTAGTCGTCACCGTCACACCCCAGAAATTGAACAGATTTGTAGTGATTTAGCAGGTCACGAAGTCACAGTTCAATTTACCCCTCATCTCGTCCCCATGGTGCGGGGAATTTTAGCCACAGTATATGCCACACTCCGCGATCCCGGATTAGTGCGAGATGACTTAATTACCATTTTTTCAGCCTTCTATCGTCACGCCCCTTGGGTGAGAATCTGCGAAAGTGGCATTTATCCTCAAACCAAGTGGGCGTGTGGTAGCAATCTTTGTTACATCGGCTTAGAAGTAGACCCGCGCACAGGTCGAGTCATAGTCATGTCAGCCATTGACAACCTCATTAAAGGACAAGCAGGCCAAGCAATACAATGTTTGAACCTGATGATGGGCTGGGATGAAACCTTGGGGTTGCCCAAATTAGGATTTTATCCATAATCGGGGAAATCAATTTTGGATTTTGGATTTGCGATTTTAGATTATGGTTCAATCCAAAATCTAAAATCTAAAATCTAAAATTCCTACTCCCTACTTAGGTCCTAAACCCACAGTACCAGCATAAACAGCGCGATCGCCTAATTCATGTTCAATCCGCAGTAAGCGATTGTATTTTGCTACCCGTTCACTACGACACAGAGAACCTGTCTTAATTTGACCCGCACGAGTAGCTACAGCTAAATCAGCAATAGTTGTATCTTCTGTTTCACCAGAACGATGGCTAATTACTGAACGGAAACCGTTGCGAGTTGCCAAATCAATAGTTTCCAAAGTTTCAGTCAGTGAACCAATTTGATTGAGTTTAATCAAAATAGAATTAGCGGCTTTTTGCTCAATTCCCTTTTGCAAGCGGGTAGCATTAGTTACGAATAAATCATCACCTACTAATTGCACCTTTGCACCTACCTTTTGAGTTAGTAATTCCCAATTTTGCCAATCCTCTTCATGCAAACCATCTTCAATCGACACAATGGGATATTCGTCAACCAATTGTCCTAAATAATTAACAAACTCACTTGGTGCATGGGGTTTGCCATCATAGACATACTGCCCATTCTTGTAAAACTCACTAGCAGCTACATCCAAAGCCAAAGCCACTTCTTCTCCTGGCTTATAACCAGCCTTTTTAATCGCCGCTACCAGCAATTCTAAAGCCACTTGGTTAGATTCCAAATTAGGTGCAAAACCGCCTTCATCACCCACACCAGTCAGCAAACCCTTTTCATCCAATACCTTGCTCAGAGTAGCAAATACTTCCGCACCCCAGCGCAAAGCTTCCTTAAAAGAAGGCGCGCCAATAGGTACAATCATAAACTCTTGAAAGTCTACATTATTGGAAGCGTGCGCCCCACCGTTGATCACATTCATCAAAGGCACGGGTAGCAAATTCGACAAAGGACTGCCCAAATAGCGATATAAGGGAAGATCCAAAGACTCAGCACTGGCTTTTGCAGCAGCCAGGGAAACCGCCAAAATTGCATTTGCACCCAAATTAGCTTTATTCGGTGAACCATCCAAAGCAATCATTTTTCTGTCTAACAATTCTTGGTCGAGAGCATCCAAACCTAACAATTTTGGTGCTAACACCTGATTCACATTCTGCACCGCCTTGAGTACCCCTTTCCCACCATAGCGGCTTTTATCATCATCCCGCAGTTCATGGGCTTCAAATGTGCCAGTAGACGCACCACTGGGAACCTGTGCTAGTCCCACAACACCATTAGCCAAATGTACTTCAGCCTCAACCGTGGGCTTACCCCGCGAGTCCAGAATTTCACGGGCTACAATTGCATCAATAGCGGTATCTAGAAATTTAGTCATTCGTGTTTTGTCCTTCGTTTCTATGGCGTTTCCGGGTTCAGACTTTACAGTTTAGTCTTAACCCAATCGTTAGTTTATGTGTTTCCGGGGCTAAATCGCCTGAGATTAAAGAAGATTTCCAATAGCGAACGCTGGAAGTTGATTTACTGGGTAAGAAGTAAAACATAGCTGAATATGAGCTACATCTGCTATAAAAGCTATTTACGTTATAATTTGCTTAAAAACCAAGAGATTATTTATGAATACAGTAGTAATTAATAATCATATTGAAATTACGCCAGGGATATGTGGTGGCAAACCTCGCATTGCTGGACATCGAATTAAAGTACAAAATATCGTCTTATGGTATGAACGAATGGGAATGTCACCCGATGAAATTGTTTATCACTATCCCAGTATTAGTTTAGCTGATGTTCATGCAGCATTAGCTTATTATTATGATAATATTGAAGAAATTAGAAAAGATATAGAAGACGATGAAGTATTTGCTAGAGAGATGAAAGCTAAAATGCCTTCTTTAGTGCAGCAAAAACTTCAAAAAAGTCATGGCTAGAGAAATTAAATTTCATTTAGATGAAAATGTCAGTAATGCGATCGCTAATGGACTTCGTAAAAGAGACATTGATGTAACAACGACTTCAGAGCAAGGGCTGATTTCTGTATCTGATCAAGTTCAGTTAGAATTTTATTTTTCTCAAGGAAGAGTTATTTTTACTCAGGATACAGATTTTTTGCGATTAGATCAATCCAATATAAACCATCTAGGGATTGTTTATTGTCCTCAACAGACTAAATCTATTGGACAAATCATTCAGGGCTTAGTATTAATTTGGGAGTTACTAGAACCTGAAGAAATGTTGGGACATATTGAATATTTATGAATAAAAATAAAAGGCGATCGCTATTATAAAGTTAAGGTGGCTAGAGAGCGATCGCTATAGGTCAATAGTCAATACGTTATAATTTGCTTAAAAACCGCGAGATTATTTATGAACAAAGAAAGTATTACAGCCATAATTCATCCGGGTGATGATTTTGGTTATGTTGTTGAGTGTGTAGAAATTTCTGTTGTTACTCAAGGGGATAGTTTGGATGAAGTTGTAAAAAATTGTACTGATGCAGTTTTTCTGCATTTGGAAGGGGAAAATCCCGAAGATTTTGGATTAATTGAGCATCCCGCTATTCGCTTTGTTTTTTAACTCCAGCCGATTTATGCCTAAGTTAAGAAGACTATCAGCACAGGAAGTTATTGATATTTTAAATCAATTTGGTTTTGAAATTATTAGCCATACCGAATCATAAACAGTTAGATTTAGGTACTTGTCGGGCAATTTATCGTCAAGCTAGTAAATATATTCCTGAATCAGATTTATATGCTCATTTTTATAAATAAGAGATATATTTATGTTATAGTTTGCTTGAAATTATAGGGGTTATTTATGAATACATTAGAAATTCGTCAACAAATTCAAGAATATGTTGATAAATTGTCACCAGAAATATTATTAGTTGCTGTTGATTTTTTGGCATATTTGGCAGATAGAGAAGATAACGATGCCACTGAAGAGTTATTGAAAATAAATGATTTTAAAGCAGATTTTGCTAAAGCGAAAAAAAATGTTGAAGAAGGCAAGGTAATTTCCGTTGAGCGACTTAAACGAAAATATTAATTATACCGTTGTTATTAGCATTGATGCTCAAGGGTTTTTTGAATCTGCTTCTGGTGCTTTACAAAAGAAATTAGACAGGTGTTTTGAGGTTTTAAAAATAGAGCCTCGTAATTATCCTAATATAAAAGCACTGAAAGGTGAATTGTCAGGTTATTATCGTTATCGTGTGGGTGATTATGGAGTTATTTATGAAATTGATGATAATTTAAAGGAGATAACTATTCTGATGATTGCACATCGCCGTCGGGTTTATGAGTAAGAAATATCAGTGAATAATCAAGGCGATCGCTATTATAAAGTCAAAGTGGCTAGAGAGCGATCGCGATAAGTCAATATTCAATTTCTGGCTAATTACAACTAATTTTTTCCAATTCCTAATAATTAGGCTTCCAGTAGCACCAAACATTTGAGCAGATAGAAGCACACCTAGATGCTGTTTACGTGTAAATCGCTGATGAGATATAAAATAGAATAATTAAACAAAAGGTGAATATGCGATTACTACACACAATGCTACGAGTCGGCAACCTGGACAAGTCCTTGCAGTTTTACTGTGATGTCCTGGGGATGAAATTATTGCGGAGAAAAGACTATCCAGGCGGGGAATTTACTTTGGCGTTTATCGGCTATGGTGACGAAAGTGATAATAGCGTTATCGAATTAACTTATAACTGGGGAGTAGAAAAATACGACTTGGGTAATGGTTACGGTCATATTGCCCTTGGCGTTGATGATATTTATACCACCTGTGAACACATTAAAACGCTGGGCGGTAAAGTCACACGGGAACCAGGGCCAATGAAACATGGTTCTACAGTCATTGCCTTTGTTGAAGATCCAGATGGGTATAAAGTTGAACTGATTCAACTGAAAAATCAAAATTCAGCAGCAAAACAGGAATCAGCAGCAAAACTGGTAACCAAATAAGATATCTGAGCAAAATTAAAATACCTATAGTGACAAAGATTGTAGAGACGTTCCATGGAACGTCTCTATACGGGTTCACTACAAATTACTCCACACAATCTGGCAAACTTACCGCATAACGGTATTTTCGTTTTAAATTAGAGATAGGGTTAATAGTTAAACTCTTACCAATTAAGAATCCCAAATTGCCACCGCAAATACACGCTGATATACATTGTTAATAGTTGGATATTGTTTTAGGGGGTGGATACTGGAAAAATGATACTGATACGTCCTTCCCATCCTCATCCCAGCAACTTACCTGAAAATCCTAAATCTAAAATCCTTAAAAATGCAGCCTACAGATCCCAATAAATTTACTGATACAGCCTGGGAAGCAATTGTCAAATCTCAGGATATAGTCCGCGCATATCAACAACAGCAACTAGATGTTGAACATTTAATTATTGCCCTTTTACAAGAACCTACAAGTTTAGCTATCAGGATTTTCGCTCGTGCTGAGGTTGATCCCATCCGCTTGCAACAACAATTAGAAGCCTTTACCCAGCGTCAGCCAAAAGTTGGTAAAAGTGATCAGCTTTATCTGGGTCGTAACTTAGATGTTTTACTAGACAAGGCTGAAGAAATTAGGGTGAGAATGCAGGATGCCTATATCTCAGTCGAACATATAATTTTGGCTTTCGCTGAAGATGAACGGGTTGGAAGGCGGATACTGAAAGCTTTTAACGCCGATAGTGCCAAATTAGAAGCGAATATCAAAAGTGTGCGCGGTAGCCAAAAAGTGACAGATCAAAACCCAGAATCTCGCTATGAAGCTTTGCAAAAATTTGGCAGAGATTTAACAGAACAAGCCAAAGCTGGCAAATTAGACCCAGTAATTGGGCGGGATGACGAAATTCGCCGGGTAATTCAAGTATTGTCTCGCCGGAGTAAGAATAACCCCGTGCTGATTGGTGAACCGGGGGTGGGTAAAACTGCGATCGCGGAAGCTCTAGCACAGCGTATGGTAAATGGAGATGTGCCAGAATCTCTGAAAAATCGCCAGTTGATTTCCTTAGATATCGGGAGTTTAATTGCTGGGGCGAAATTGCGGGGGGAATTTGAAGAACGCCTGAAAGCAGTTCTCAGGGAAGTTACAGAATCTAACGGTCAAATTGTCCTATTTATTGATGAACTGCACACAGTTGTGGGGACTGGTTCGAGTCAACAAGGGGCGATGGATGCGGGGAATTTACTCAAACCCATGCTGGCGCGGGGCGAATTGCGGTGTATTGGCGCAACCACACTGGATGAATACCGCAAACACATAGAAAAAGATGCGGCTTTAGAACGTCGTTTTCAGCAAGTCTTTGTCGATCAGCCTAGCGTAGAAAATACAATTTCCATTCTCCGGGGATTAAAAGAACGCTACGAAGTTCACCACAATGTGAAAATTTCTGATTCGGCTTTAGTCGCCGCCGCTACATTATCCGCCCGTTATATTGCTGACCGTTTTTTACCAGATAAAGCCATTGACTTGGTAGATGAAGCCGCCGCCCAGTTGAAAATGGAGATTACCTCCAAACCCGCAGAATTGGAAACCATTGACCGCCGCTTGATGCAGCTAGAAATGGAAAAGCTATCATTGGCTGGGGAAGAAAAGGAAACTGCGCCAGCTAGGGAGCGTTTTGAGCGGATTGAGCAAGAAATTGCCACTTTAACTGTCAAACAGCAAGAATTTAATGAACAATGGCAAGGTGAGAAACAGCTATTAGAGGCGATTAGTACTTTAAAGAAAGAAGAAGATGCCTTGCGGGTGCAAATTGAGCAGGCAGAACGGGCTTATGATTTGAATAAAGCTGCCCAATTAAAGTATGGCAAATTGGAAGGAGTGCAGCGCGATCGCGAGGCCAAAGAAGCCCAACTGTTAGAAATTCAAAACCAAGGTGCTACTCTGCTGCGAGAACAAGTTACAGAGTCCGATATTGCCGAAATTGTCGCCAAATGGACAGGTATACCCGTTAATCGGCTTTTGGCATCAGAACGGCACAAATTACTGCAACTAGAAACTCATTTACATCAACGAGTCATTGGACAACATGAAGCCGTAGCCGCAGTATCCGCCGCCATTCGTCGCGCCCGTGCGGGGATGAAAGACCCCGGTCGTCCCATTGGTTCATTTTTGTTTATGGGACCCACAGGCGTAGGTAAAACCGAATTAGCCCGTGCGTTAGCGCAGTTCCTCTTTGATTCTGATGATGCCTTGATCCGCTTGGATATGTCAGAGTATATGGAAAAACACTCGGTTTCCCGGCTAGTTGGTGCGCCTCCAGGATATGTGGGTTATGAAGAAGGCGGTCAACTTTCCCAAGCTGTGCGCCGTCACCCTTATTCAGTGGTGCTATTCGATGAAGTAGAGAAGGCTCACCCAGATGTGTTTAATATTTTGTTGCAGGTCTTAGATGATGGCAGAATTACTGACTCACAGGGCAGAGCCGTAGACTTCCGTAACACAGTCATAGTAATGACTAGCAACATCGGCAGTGAATACATATTAGATGTGTCTGGTGATGATACAAAGTACGATATGATGCAGACAAGGGTCACAGATGCCCTGCGATCGCACTTCCGCCCCGAATTTCTCAACCGCGTCGATGATATAATTCTGTTCCACGCCCTCAGCCGTACTGAGATGCGCCACATCATCCGCATCCAACTGAAGCGAGTAGAAAAACTGCTGCGAGAGCAAAAAATTTCCTTTGAAATCTCCGCCGCCGCCTGTGATTACTTAGTAGAATCTGGCTATGATCCAGTTTACGGCGCACGTCCGCTAAAACGGGCGATTCAGCGAGAAGTAGAAAACCCCTTAGCCACCAAGTTATTAGAGAACACCTTTATCCCTGGAGACACAATTTTCATCGAGAAAGAAGACCAGGGTTTAACATTCAGTAAAACCATGCCGGTTAAAGTCACCGTTTCACCATCTTCTGTCAAGGTATTGGAGTGAAAAAGCTCGTAGTGAGGACTTCAGTCCTCTCTTCCCCTTGCTAGAACTTTTGGATCATAGTAAACACCTTGTTTTTTATCAACACCAGGAAAATTGGAGTCCTATAAAATACACAAATATTACCAAGTAATTCATATTACAGGGCATACAATAGCATGATACGATTGACCATTGTGGAAACTCTATCATGAAAGCAATCCACGCTCTTGCTCGTTACTTCCCAGATAAATGTGGAGGTATTCAAGTCAACTTAACCGATTTACTACCAAAACTGCGATCGCATAATATCGATGTCAAAATAGCCGCAGCTAATAACGGTTCTAGCAAAGAACAAACTTACGAGTTTAATGATGTAGAAGTTTATCGCTATCCTGTATTTCCCTCACCCAAAACTCAACCCAACCATGGGCAATTTCCTCATGGTCAATTTGAGCATTTTGCTAATTGGCTATCCCGCCAAAAAGCAGATATCTATCATCAGCACCATTGGGAAGTATATTGCGGTTTACCGCATCTGCGGATGGCTAAAAAGTTAGGCATGAAAACAGTGGTCACAATTCATTATCCTATACCAATTTGTCAACGCACCACTTTAATGTTCAACGGAGAAAAAGTTTGTGATGGTAAAATTGATATAGTACGTTGTTCTCAATGTGCTGATACTTTTAGCAATAAGTTACCTGCGCCAATAGTCAAATCCTTAAGTTATTTACCCCAGGCTATTTTAAGTGGTTTACCTTTGCCTACCAGCGCCTATCTTCCAGCTTCATTAAACAAAGGTGATTTAGGGGAATTTGTTCGTCCTTTAGTCATTCCTGGTTATGTCGCGGCTCGGCAACAAAGTTTGCAAGCAATGGCAAAATATGCTGACCGGATTGTAGCAGTTTGTGATTGGCTATATCAAGCTTTACTCATCAACGGCATCCCTAAAGAAAAATTGGTTCTTAGCCGATGTGGAATATCCTATCCTCAACCAGAAAAATTGCCAAGAATCAGGCAGCAAAGCAAATCTTTAAAAGTCGTTTTTTTAGGTCGATGGGATATCAATAAAGGTGTCGATATATTAGTAAAATCAATTAAAAATTTACCATTGCAAATTCCCATTGAGTTAGTTATTCATGCCATACCCCAAGATGAACGATATCGCAAAAAAATCTTGCAGATGATTGGTGATGATCCTCGAATTTGTGTAGAAAAACAACTAACAAGAGCAGAAATTCCTCAGACTTTAGCCAATTACGATATATTGGCTGTACCTTCCCAATGGCTAGAAACTGGTCCATTAGTAGTTCTAGAAGCTCATGCTTTATCTTTACCTGTAATAGGTTCTAATTTGGGCGGTATTGCCGAACTGGTAAAACATGGTATTAATGGTTGGTTAGTTCCAGCGAATGACATCCAGGCTTGGACTGAAGCGTTACGGCTGTTGGCTACAGATACAAATTTACTTGAAAAACTGCGCCAAGGGATTCAACCTGTCCGCACTGTGAGTATGCAAGCAGAAGATTTAGCAGCTATATATAGCAACCTGCATCCATAATTTCAACAGTGCATCCTTCTAAGGGTAGTGGAATCCGAATAAAATTTAAGAGGCATTCCTTACCCATAACAACAGATAATCACGGAAAATTGATATTCAGAATTATCTCTGCAACTACAACAAACAGATCACTATGCTAGAACAAGGCACCATCAGTATTCATACTGAGAATATTTTCCCAATCATCAAGAAGTCTCTGTACTCAGACCATCAAATATTCCTCCGCGAATTGGTATCTAACGCTGTAGATGCCATCCAAAAGCTGAACATGGTATCCCGCGCTGGGGAATTTGCGGGAGAAATCGGTGAACCAGAAATCCAACTGGCTATCGACAAAGATAAAAAAACCCTTTCCATTACCGACAACGGCATTGGGATGACAGCAGAGGAAGTTAAAAAGTACATCAATCAGGTGGCTTTCTCTAGTGCCGAAGAATTTATTCACAAGTATGAAGGCAAATCAGATCAACCCATTATCGGTCACTTTGGTCTGGGTTTCTACTCGTCCTTCATGGTGGCGCAAAACGTAGAAATTGATACCCTCTCATACCAAGAAGGGGCGCAAGCTGTCCACTGGACTTGTGATGGTTCTCCTGCTTTCACCTTAGAAGAATCACCCCGCACAACTCGCGGTACTACTATTACTCTGACTCTCCAAGGAGAAGAAGAGGAATTTTTAGAATCAGCACGAATTAAGAATCTTGTCAAGACATACTGCGACTTCATGCCAGTGCCAATTAAACTGGACGGTGAAGTATTAAATCGGCAAAAAGCACCTTGGCGGGAGTCTACCAATAACCTGAGTAAAGAAGATTACTTAGAGTTTTACCGCTACCTGTACCCATTTCAGGAAGAACCTTTGTTGTGGGTACATTTAAATACTGATTATCCCTTTATCATCAACGGGATTCTGTATTTTCCCAAAATGCGCCCCGATGTCGATGTAACCAAAGGGCAAATCAAGCTATTTTGCAATCAAGTTTTTGTCAGCGACAACTGCGAAGAGATTGTGCCGCAATTCCTCATGCCGATGCGGGGTGTGATTGATAGCACTGATATTCCCCTGAATGTATCCCGGAGTGCATTGCAAGGCGATCGCACAGTCCGCAAAATCGGCGATTATATAGCTAAAAAAGTAGGCGATCGCCTTAAAGAACTATACCGCGACAACCGCGAACAATACATCAGTGCCTGGAAAGACCTCAGCACATTTGTCAAATTTGGGGTTCTCAACGACGAGAAATTCAAAAAACAAATTCAAGATATCATCGTTTTTCGCACCACAGCCAAACTAGGTGAAACAGCCGAAACCCCAGCAGTAGAGGTACAGTCAGCAGAAAGCGACCTGTGGCAAGATGTCGCCGCCAACGCATCAAGTCTTCCATACACAACCCTCAAAGAATACTTAGAACGTAACAAAGAACGTCACGAAAATCGAGTATTTTACAGCACCGACGAAACCACCCAATCGACTTACATAGAACTGCACAAAAACCAAGGCTTAGAAGTCCTATTCATGGACTCCTTCATCGACACCCACTTTATCAACTTCCTAGAAAGGGAATACTCAGATGTCAAATTTACCCGCGTAGATTCCGACTTAGATAACACCCTGCTAGAGCAAGACAAAACCGGCGAAATAGTTGACCCCACAACCAACAAAACCAAAAGTGAAGTAATCAAAGAATTATTTGAGAAATCCCTCAACAAACCCAAACTCAACATCCGTACCGAAGCCTTAAAATCAGACGATCCCCAAGGCACACCACCAGCAATGGTACTGTTACCAGAAATAATGCGCCGCCTGCGGGAAATGAACGCCATGATGCAGCAGCAGAACGCAGATTTTCCTGAAGATCATATTTTGTTAGTGAATACCGCTCATCCCCTGATTCAAAACCTAGCCAACCTCAACCAAGGTAGTATCATTCAGGATGATGCTCAGACATCCACAAACCCCTTAGTAAACATGATTTGTCAACACGTCTACGACTTAGCCCTGATGACTCAAAAAGGATTTGACGCAGAAGGAATGAAATCCTTCGTCGAGCGTTCCAACGAAGTGCTGACCAAACTAACAGAACAAGCCAGCAAATAAAAACCCCCAAATCTGCTTTTTGACCTCACCCCGCCTTTGACTTGCGCCAAATTCCCCCCTCTCCTCGCTGGCGGCTATCCATTACCCACAGCTTTCTTAACATGACTGTAAGCTAGACTGTGTAGGGATGATAGAAGTTTCTAAGCTATCGAGATCGCCGCTAGCGAGGGTGTGCCAATGTTTAAGCAGAAACATCAGGTGGGGAGTGGGAATGGAGAAGTTTCCAGGTAGCGGCGATATCGTGTAATCGCCGTAAACCCCGCCAAATAGTTTTAACTCCCGGCTCACCATCTCCCTTGCGAGCCAGAAAGCCGCCGAGAGTGGCAATCATTGGCACGGTTTCTCGTAAAGATGAAGGTTTGTTTGGTGGGTTGGGATTTTTGTTGACAGTGGCACATAAAGATTGCCATTCATCAGTTTCTAAAACGGCATCAGAGGATAAATCAGGGTGAACTCGTGAGAAGTAAGTGAGCCATAATAAACGCCAAGCGACAACAGAATAAGTGGCTAGTGCCATATGGATGCGGTCAGCAGTAGACAATTGTAATTGCTCAATTCTACAGCCACTTTTTAAAGTGTAATGATAGCGTTCTATCAACCAACGATAGGTGTACCATTGCACACAACGTGCGGCATTATGACACAAAAGAGAATTTACCGACTTGTGTGTACATAGTTTCCGTTCAAAATGGCAAAACTGCTACAGTTAAAAGTTGGAGTCTTGATGATCATCACTAGTTCCAACCAGAGTTAATTGAAAACATAATTTAACGTTTTTCGATAAGATCAATATTCCTCGCTGATCTACCTAACTTCTATGCTCAATCCCAATCTGGATCAAATCCAGTTGACCAAAGACGATTATGAACGCTACTCCCGCCATCTAATTTTGCCAGAAATTGGACTAGAAGGACAGAAGCGTTTAAAAGCTGCTAGCGTTTTGTGTATTGGTACTGGTGGGCTAGGTTCGCCATTACTCTTATATCTTGCAGCCGCAGGTATCGGACGCATTGGTATTGTGGATTTCGATATCGTCGATACTTCCAACCTGCAACGCCAAGTAATTCACGGTACATCCTGGGTGGGTAAACCCAAAATTGAATCAGCAAAAAACCGAATTCACGAAATTAACCCCCATTGTCAGGTTGACTTGTACGAAACTCGCCTGAGTGCTGAAAACGCCCTAGATATAATTAAGCCTTACGATATCGTCGTGGATGGTACGGATAACTTCCCTACTAGATACCTCGTTAATGACGCTTGCGTATTGCTGGATAAGCCTAACGTCTACGGTTCCATTTTTCGCTTTGAAGGGCAAGCCACGGTCTTTAACTACGAAGGTGGGCCGAACTATCGTGACTTATACCCAGAACCACCACCACCAGGAATGGTTCCTTCTTGTGCAGAAGGTGGCGTATTAGGTATTTTGCCAGGAATGATTGGCATTATTCAGGCTACAGAAACAGTAAAAATCATCACCGGCAAGGGTAATACCTTAAGTGGACGATTACTGTTATATGATGCCTTAGAAATGAAATTCCGGGAATTGAAACTGCGTCCTAATCCCATTCGCCCAGTTATTGAAAAGCTGATAGACTACGAACAATTCTGCGGAATTCCGCAAGCTAAGGCAGAGGAGGCCAAACAGCAGATGGAAATGTCAGAAATGACCGTTAAGGAATTGAAAGAATTATTGGATAGCGGTGCAAAGGATTTTGTACTATTGGATGTCCGTAATCCTCATGAATACGAAATTGCCAAAATCCCTGGTTCTGTATTAATCCCCTTACCGGATATTGAAAACGGCGACGGGGTAGCGAAGGTCAAAGAAATCCTCAATGGTCACCGCTTGATTGCTCATTGTAAGCTGGGTGGACGGTCTGCCAAAGCCTTGGGTATCCTCAAAGAGGCGGGGATTGAGGGGACGAATGTTAAAGGCGGAATTAACGCTTGGAGTAAGGAAGTAGATCCTTCAGTTCCAGAGTATTAAAATGCTCTAGCTGAGTAACGCAGAGATTCCACGTTTATTCTCTGCGCCTCTGAATTCAGCGCAACTTTTTTGATTTATGAAAAAAATTGCAGCGTTGGGTTGACGTAACCAAACCCAACATTATTGGTAGCGTTGGGTTGCGCTTAACCCAACCTACGTTTAATGCACTGTTTTAAGCTTGTCAGTCCAGTAGGGTGTGTTATGGCTTTAGCCTAACGCACCGTCTTCTGGGTCTTAATGCCGTACTCTCCTCGATCACACACCC comes from the Nodularia sp. NIES-3585 genome and includes:
- a CDS encoding DUF5615 family PIN-like protein codes for the protein MAREIKFHLDENVSNAIANGLRKRDIDVTTTSEQGLISVSDQVQLEFYFSQGRVIFTQDTDFLRLDQSNINHLGIVYCPQQTKSIGQIIQGLVLIWELLEPEEMLGHIEYL
- the gloA gene encoding lactoylglutathione lyase, with the protein product MRLLHTMLRVGNLDKSLQFYCDVLGMKLLRRKDYPGGEFTLAFIGYGDESDNSVIELTYNWGVEKYDLGNGYGHIALGVDDIYTTCEHIKTLGGKVTREPGPMKHGSTVIAFVEDPDGYKVELIQLKNQNSAAKQESAAKLVTK
- the eno gene encoding phosphopyruvate hydratase — protein: MTKFLDTAIDAIVAREILDSRGKPTVEAEVHLANGVVGLAQVPSGASTGTFEAHELRDDDKSRYGGKGVLKAVQNVNQVLAPKLLGLDALDQELLDRKMIALDGSPNKANLGANAILAVSLAAAKASAESLDLPLYRYLGSPLSNLLPVPLMNVINGGAHASNNVDFQEFMIVPIGAPSFKEALRWGAEVFATLSKVLDEKGLLTGVGDEGGFAPNLESNQVALELLVAAIKKAGYKPGEEVALALDVAASEFYKNGQYVYDGKPHAPSEFVNYLGQLVDEYPIVSIEDGLHEEDWQNWELLTQKVGAKVQLVGDDLFVTNATRLQKGIEQKAANSILIKLNQIGSLTETLETIDLATRNGFRSVISHRSGETEDTTIADLAVATRAGQIKTGSLCRSERVAKYNRLLRIEHELGDRAVYAGTVGLGPK
- a CDS encoding DUF433 domain-containing protein, with amino-acid sequence MNTVVINNHIEITPGICGGKPRIAGHRIKVQNIVLWYERMGMSPDEIVYHYPSISLADVHAALAYYYDNIEEIRKDIEDDEVFAREMKAKMPSLVQQKLQKSHG
- a CDS encoding type II toxin-antitoxin system RelE/ParE family toxin; its protein translation is MSDLNENINYTVVISIDAQGFFESASGALQKKLDRCFEVLKIEPRNYPNIKALKGELSGYYRYRVGDYGVIYEIDDNLKEITILMIAHRRRVYE
- the argC gene encoding N-acetyl-gamma-glutamyl-phosphate reductase, whose translation is MGDFRRVPVGIVGASGYGGVQLVRLLMEHPEVELVYLGGESSAGKSFGDLYPHLAHLVNLPIEAVDAEVIAHRCEVVFLSLPNGLACQIAPILCEKGCKVLDLSADYRFSDLTTYTNWYGTPRSDRTTAATAVYGLPELYRDRIAEAQLVGCAGCYPTASLLALSPLLKQGLIVPETAIIDAKSGTSGGGRQGKVNLLLAEADNSLGAYGVSRHRHTPEIEQICSDLAGHEVTVQFTPHLVPMVRGILATVYATLRDPGLVRDDLITIFSAFYRHAPWVRICESGIYPQTKWACGSNLCYIGLEVDPRTGRVIVMSAIDNLIKGQAGQAIQCLNLMMGWDETLGLPKLGFYP
- a CDS encoding type II toxin-antitoxin system HicB family antitoxin, which produces MNKESITAIIHPGDDFGYVVECVEISVVTQGDSLDEVVKNCTDAVFLHLEGENPEDFGLIEHPAIRFVF